One stretch of Deinococcus carri DNA includes these proteins:
- a CDS encoding site-specific DNA-methyltransferase, producing the protein MTTTEDTPRTPTPRPRAPRTLEPQVRMGDARDAARFLPKKSVDLVVTSPPYWRKRDYGHPDQLGWERTPEEFAKRLVAVMNLWKPVLKPHASVFVNLGDSFRDGRMAGVTTLFELAAITGGWSLVSRILWVKRSGLPDPHGRLPQRHEFIFQFAQKGASPYLDTYAYAQEFDLSEGNVWHVKPGRSLSPHLAPFPEELPRRAILLACPEQVCVTCGAPLRRVLRRGLKLDPNRKQSARALERWHASGLNERHQEAIRATGISDAGKSLRFQVGAGRNSAEVAALA; encoded by the coding sequence ATGACCACGACCGAAGACACCCCCAGGACGCCCACGCCCCGCCCGCGCGCGCCGCGCACCCTGGAACCGCAGGTGCGGATGGGGGATGCCCGCGACGCTGCCCGCTTCCTCCCCAAAAAATCGGTCGACCTGGTGGTCACGTCGCCCCCCTACTGGCGCAAGCGCGACTACGGGCACCCCGATCAGCTCGGCTGGGAGAGGACGCCCGAGGAGTTCGCCAAGCGGCTGGTGGCGGTCATGAACCTCTGGAAGCCAGTGCTCAAGCCGCACGCCTCGGTGTTCGTCAACCTCGGCGACTCCTTTCGGGACGGCCGCATGGCCGGGGTGACCACCCTCTTCGAACTCGCCGCCATCACGGGGGGCTGGAGCCTCGTCTCGCGCATCCTGTGGGTCAAGCGCAGCGGACTCCCCGACCCTCACGGGCGGCTGCCGCAGCGCCACGAGTTCATCTTTCAGTTCGCCCAGAAGGGGGCCTCGCCCTACCTCGATACCTACGCTTACGCGCAGGAGTTCGACCTCTCCGAGGGCAACGTCTGGCACGTCAAGCCGGGGCGGTCGCTGAGCCCCCACCTCGCCCCCTTTCCCGAGGAGCTGCCGCGCCGCGCCATCCTGCTGGCCTGCCCCGAGCAGGTGTGCGTGACCTGCGGCGCGCCCCTGCGGCGGGTGCTGCGGCGCGGCCTCAAGCTCGACCCCAACCGCAAGCAGAGCGCGCGCGCCCTCGAGCGTTGGCACGCCAGCGGCCTCAACGAGCGCCATCAGGAGGCCATCCGCGCGACGGGCATCTCCGACGCGGGCAAGTCCCTGCGCTTTCAGGTGGGTGCCGGCCGCAACAGCGCGGAGGTCGCGGCGCTCGCTTAG
- a CDS encoding DNA methyltransferase: MFDPFVGTGTTLRAAQALGRRSFGLDLHPMCEARTS, from the coding sequence GTGTTCGACCCCTTCGTGGGCACCGGCACCACCCTGCGCGCCGCGCAGGCGCTGGGCCGCCGCAGCTTCGGGCTGGACCTCCACCCCATGTGCGAGGCCAGGACATCTTGA